gtTTTTCCTTGGGAGTGGAGTCTTTCATTTGCTGTTATAACCAGCAAATACCATTCATTAAGTCAAAAATGGAAGGGGGGGGCCCCACAGACACTACTTGAGCAAGCTGACCAATACacattacagttttaaaaatgaaggttaTACACTATATGTTACAAGTCCCAACTAGGCAGTGTCAAAATGACATCTATTTCTTTGCTTGCTTTGTGATCATACCCCTTGGAGGTGTTACAGGTCTCGTGGCATTTGGCTTCTTTTTCTCTGCAGGCTTTAAAATCTGCAAAGATTCAGAAGAGTGTATTTTAGGAAGTATACTCAACCCCAAatcttaaatttcttaaatttcccTCAAAtcttttgttcaggaagtttttgTTTATAACTGCCACAACTTTGAAAGCCTCACAGCATATTAACTTTGAAAGCCTCACAAGCTGACAAATAAACATTTTGGTAATAAATGTTCTAATACAGCTATGAATCATGATCTGGACATGATCTGGACAAATTATTCTGCCTCTGCATAAagtgacaattttttaaagaaaataagaattcagGCAACTCAACATAAATGAACAGCAGATAGTAAGTAGCACTTTTTCTAAATCAGTAAAATTcagacaaaagaaaaggaaacaatgttGAAAACATCCTCTACCTGAAAAGAACACATGAGTGTTTCGTCCACACTCATCATGGCACCTGCATTGTCAAACTCTCCACAATAATTGGGTGCAGAAAACAGAGTGACCAACTGCCTCTTTGCAAAAAATTCATATCCATCTTCAACCACCTTGGAGAGAAAACGTTTTCAGTATAAGTAGGTGCAAACTTTAGGTGAGTAAAACCACTCTTCAGTTTCCCATTGAGCCTGATATCCTGTAGGTCACTTCCAGAGACATTTTGTATAAATAAGCAATACCTACCCACCAAAATCAACAAGGAGAATCTGTGCTCACACACATGCTCTTAAGTGTACATGTAAAATTCAAAATCAATACCTGATGGGCTCTACATATAAGATCCAAATCATGCTTATGGAGAAATTTTGCAACCACTTCTGCACCAAATGTGAAGGACACTCCTCTGTCATTTTCACCCCAGCCTAAGACATCTTTATCGGGGTCAGACCACAAAAGATCACAAAGAAGACCTTGATCTGGTACATCAGTTGGTCGCATAATTCGCCGAATCTGCTCCATAGATTGAAGATCTGGTGATAAAcctattaaatgagaaaaaaaatgaagaaaacaaaaccttaaaaaagGATTGTTAGCACGTTAACAGTTCCATTTGTCTACAGAGAGACTCAATGACTAACACAAAGGTTTACATTAAATCTTCGGCTATGTTTTCTTATTTagctttggttaaaaaaaaaagcactggaaCTTACTACATCCACTAATTAGTGGGGCATGGTGTATTTAAACAGAATATGGAAAGTTATCTCAATATACAGAGCcctagaaaattaaaatacagtgaCTTAAAAACTACTCCACTCTTCTGGGCACCTTTCTAGTTGATGAGAATAATGAACAGTGCATATCCTAGATTTTATTATTGCCCATTTGTGAAGATTGGGCATAAAGGATGCAAAAGTCGGGTGATTGGGCATAAAGTCGGGTGATGTAGCTTCCTAGGAAACCTGTATTGTCCAAGGAATATCAACTATTAGACCAGCTCAGAAGTAGCTGATTCTCATCTGAGTTTAAAATCCCATGTCCAACTCTACGAAAGCCAGTTTAAGTATATAAGGGAGGGCAGGGACAGTGGATTTATTAAAATAGTGAACTGGCTCTTTGATGCCTGTCTAATTTATGcccacagatgaaaaaaaaatcctctttgcaATTATTAGATTAATTACATCATACAAAGTACAACCACTGAGCAAAACAACTTTTAACATCTAACTCagaaaaatttctgaaaaaagaTCAAATACAGACCAAAGGAAAGTCTATTCACATTTTCAGTATTCTAGAGGATTTGGTACAGCATATaaattgttcattttatattcaaaAATACTTTCTGCTCTATTTTCAACTCAAACTGGTTCGAGAGCCTAGAAGTCCCTGTAACAAATCAATTGCTTACTTCAGACTTGTATCCAAATGATCCTGGATGTGCCAGAGTGAACCCATGGAGTAAACATCGATAAAGGAGAATTATCTGACAGAAGAATCATCCCAATGATAACTCATAAATGTCAAAGTGTTCACACCCTTTAGAAGAGATCAAAATCTGTGTGGAACTAAAATCAGCCGACATACCTCCATGACAGCAGAATATTTTCTCATCCACGATGGCTGCTATCGGTAAACAGTTAAAGCAGTCTGTGAAAGTTTTCCATAGTTTAATGTTATATCTTCTTTTACCTGTGAAAATTTGGGGATGGTTAAAGCGTGACTGGTCTTCTGTAGGTACATTCTCTCAGGACAATTCCCCCAAGGAAAGATTCTGACTACCTTAAGTAAACAAAAACTACgcttttattaaaaaacagaaaattagatACATATGTATCTAATACTTGGAGATGTGTGATCTGTAAGCAACaacttcaatatttaaaaattccacataagTCTGCAATCAGAATTCCAGATATAATGACTAAGGATTACCATTAAACCCCAACAATTATTTGGTAGCACCAACTCTGAAATCTAGTTTGTTTTGCCCAATCGCAACATACAGGTAGCTTCCTATTTCTAAAGGCAATTAAGAACAACTCATACATGTGCCATTTTCATCTTCCTGAGAGTTCACACCCATACCATCTCCCACCACCCTCAATAAGCTACTGGTACCCGATAATTTCCAGCCCCCCTAAATATTCTAGTAGGAAGCACAATGATAACAGGGGTACAGCTGCTTACTGCAGGCACACCAGGCATGTCCCTAACATGCTGCACAAACGCTTAGAACACTTCCCTCAGATAAGACATTAACAGAGTGGTTATGTTCCCCTGACTAGCCCATGTATCTCATGCTTTCTAGGTTCACTGCGTGATTCAAACAGAAGCATGCCTTTAAGTCACTCTTCCCCCAAGAAAATTATGTTCTGAGTTAAAAACCTAGTCATAAACTCTGGAAATACTTATCTGTCTGAATTGGCTGAGGCTGGCCCCGTTGTTGGGGTGTCTTTGACTCCTGTACCCAATACTAAAAAAACTCCAAAGGTCAAAGCATAATCTTATTCCTAAACCAAGAGTTTGTCCTCAGTCTCTTCTCCATTCTTATCCTGCAGACATTGAAAGTTACAGCTTTCAATGCACCCCCTTCTTTGAGAGCTACAGAAGGGCCCATGCAACAGGCTCCTGGACCACATCTCTCCCTCTACTGCAAATTAAGCCTGAAGATGAGCACAGGGTCGGAAATGCAATGCAAACTCAAACATCTAACTTCTCCCTTTACAGAGgaggatttttgtctttttccctaATAGTCTGTTTTTCCCTGACATGGGCATAACCCTCCCCATGGTTCACCCTGGTCTGTACTTCTTTGGAGGCCATGTATTCCCTGTCCCGTATCTTCCTTCACTGGAGGGTTCTGGAAGCTTAACAGAATTCCTCTCTACAAGTCTGAAGGGGAACCTGTGTACAATCACCACCTTCAATATCCAATAATGATCATCACACAAGAACAGGGCCGGGCTGTCTTAACCCCTATCTATTAAAGTGATTTGGTTCTGTCTCATTTTCTGCTGAAGTCCTTTGGTGAAGAACCATCCAGGGGCTCCCCTAGATCCTTCCTTTGCCCAGATGCTGCATCTGCCAGGGCTGACAAAATCTTTTCCATCTTGAAGTCTGCTTCACTCCTCAATTCTTTAGTTACATAACGCACTCCAGCTTCTCTTGCAGAtttctttgctatttttgttGGCTTCTCCATCGAAAATTAAgatttttccttcccttgtcTCTGAGCATCTTAACTAACTCCTGGGTccctgctttctttcctctctacATTTCCTCCCTGAGGCCACTTCAGACACTAGGAGCATCTGGCTCTGGAAGGATTCCTGGATAATTGCCAAAGTCTCCTCAAACTTCCAAATCCTGGGATTCTAAGCCAGAACCCCTAATTGCAGTCTCTTACTACTACAGATCCGACAGCTCTGGTATCAGAAAAGGATAATACACATTCACATTTTATCTAATAACAGATACCTCAGCCTTTCTAGGACTGTAGTCATAaagatagggggaaaaaaagatggtaTCATAGAGAGTGCTTATTATACTTAGGAAATTAATTTATCACGTAAAGCACTGGTTTTTAAATTGTTCCATGGAAATCTACGTTTGaataaaatctttaataaaattatcaattaaaaaaaaactcagcaaacCATCAACTGAAAGCCACCTATGTCAAGGACACTTTTAGGCCCACAAACAGACTGGGTGGCAAATTATACCTGCCTGATAGGAGAGGGGAAAGCTGGAGTACAAGGTCATTAAATCAGTCTTGAGGACAAACAAGTCAAAATTCACAACTATCAATGCTGATGTTTCTAAATCATTAAGGCATCTGTATtaaacagaaaccaaaaatgaTATAGCTAATACACTCACACTAGGATATATATATCACAACAAAGAGATCTTATGGATTTGAACTTCATCAATGAAAGCATCAAAATATTTGCTAACAGCTGTGTAAAAGGAACCCCCTTTTTTGAAGAGAACTTATGTATGtatggtactggggattgaacccaggacctcgtgcatgctaagcatgcactctaccactgagctatacccctctcACCCCTTCTTAACCTGTTCTAAAAAGTAGTATCTGTAACAAATATCCAAAATACAATGTTCTAAAACTCCCTGCCTCTCATTTCATTACCTAAAGAGTAGTAACTACCTTACTAGTACTTTTCTGGTAGACTCAGTGTCAATATCAAATATCTTTCTTGCTCCCCTCAGTTGTCCCAGTCAGTTCAGAACCTACAGGATTTTTCCTCTCCTTGGTAATCCCTCCCACCTCATCTTTATCAGCTAAGTCTCAGGGCCACAGACCAAGCAAACATAGTCATGGGAGAGGCTGGGAGTATCAGGGCTGAGTCTACTAATGTAACTTTTCTAGCAGTGAACTTCTAACAAATAAGCTAGCCGAACACATCTATGTGAAACTGAGATGGAAAAACACCAACTCCTACAGATTGGGCTATAAGTTATGATTATAGTCTAGGGAAGGGTCAACAGTGACAACGCTTTACTGGACTCATTATAATTATATTAGCAAGCACTAGTAATTCAAATTCCTTAAGCACTCCTCTCATGGCACAAACTGTGAATTCAAAAGGAAGGTGGAggtaaggatttaaaaaaatattaaaaaaaaatttatagttaTTCAAACAGTAGCATCAACAAAAAAATTCTCCACCAAAACTCATTATTTTCAAGGTTTAAAGAATCTTGTTTTTGTCAATTATCAACTCAAAGTGCACCTTCAACTAAATAAGCTAAAATGGGTCataaaatgtatgaattttacaaatatttttaattaggttaaaaaaaattttgctttcTCCTTTCAGCATAATTTTAGATAGTAACTGTCATGTTTCCTGGATGCAGATATATCAGAATGGAAAAAAACTACATTACAAATTTCAAAAAAACAGTTATTTGTATACTGCAAgtttccattcatatgaaatgtctagaaaaggcaaacctacagagacagaaagtagactggtgCTTGCATAGGGCTATGGTGATGGCTGTACAACTCTATACATTAACTAAAAATCActtaattatacatttaaaataaacgaatttcataaaatgaaattttatctcaataaagttgttgaAAACAAAGCTATCTATTTGGACAGATTCTCTGGTACTAAGAATTAAGTTATCCGTGAATATTCATCACAACAATTATCTTAAAGAAATGGCCACTGAGAGCAACAAATACCTCCTAATCTAACCATCACATCATAAAAGAATCCAGGGCATTATTATACTGCAGTGACAGTGTTATTTTttaccccaaaaaagaaaaaactagggTAAAAACAAGTTAATGAAATTATAAGGAGATTATAACACTGCATCTAAACTCTTAACAGAAATATGTTCAGTTTATGACTGAGTATCTCAATTTAAATAACTCTTCCTTAGACGTAGAAAGTACTTACATTCATCATAAAACCCATAAATTCTATTGATGCTGGCACATTCATGGTTTCCtctgagaagaaagaaattctcGGGATATTTGATTTTGTAAGCCAGTAAGAGGCAAATAGTCTCCAACGACTGCTTTCCCCTGTCCACATAGTCCCCAAGAAACAGGTAATTGCTTTCTGGCGGGAAACCACCGTACTCAAAAAGTCGAAGCAAATCATAGTACTGCCCGTGGATATCACCTAGAAGGAAGAATTCTGTTACATGGTGTCTTCATACTTACAGTTCAAACCACTGACATAACTAGCCTCCAATCTTGTATCATATTTAGTTCAATTGACcttaataaaagttttaaatgtatgtgtatatccaGAATCTCACACAAAACTCAACTAATTAAGAACTTATTTTGTGGAAAGGACTATTAACTCCTGCCAAGTGGCATGGTTTTCCTTCCAGGTCGGCTGATAAAGATTAGATCTCCGACAGCCCAGTCTCCGGtactgtgttggcaggactgCTGCACTTCTAGTGAGCCCTGGCCCCCTGTGATCAAAGGTGCACACATTACACACACTCATGCATCTGGCTTTCAATTTCTCCTTGCCAGATAACACCAAAGAgcgttttactttaaaaatatgcatacaaGCTTTATCAACGTAGTCAAATATGCTAGAATAAATATAGCGTTTCTACTTAGTTTTTATACAGATTATCTGCATCCATCATGTAGACACAGAAGAACTACAAAACGGCCTCAAGGAAGGTCTATTTTTAGGTATAACCAGTGTTTCTTTAAGCTTAAATGTAATTCCTATATATTCATATAGTTCAGACCTTTTCTtagctctccattctgttccctttccttctttccttctgcaaTGTTTATATTCCTTTagtgaaataatttttacaaaatcTGAAGCACATCTAAGTAAACTAAGTTCATTAGAAGGCACTATTCTAAAGCCACAATTATTTAACTCAATTTTAGGTACTTTCAGGTTATTCATACATAGTAAATGGCTGACTAATATAAGGTCATCTACATATCCATGACTCAGTCAATCACCTAACCAAAGATAACGAGTGTGCCAAAACTTACCACATATTTTGAGTGGTGCTTCAAGTTCTAGTAGGATAGGCTGACTGAGAAAGATCTCTCGGGACTTTAAGCACAGTCCTCTGATTTCATTCTCCTGTAGCTGGACATTCTTACCAGGCTTGGACCCTCTCACTGTAGGAGAGAAAAACCCCAATTTAGTCAGGTGAAGTCAAAGTAAGATTtaacataaaaactaaaaatatctgaaaagatacaagttttaaataaaaaggaggCAAAAATTTAGTTTAACTAGCTTTCTGGCTGGGCTTTATTTTCatgacacttaaaaaaaaccaTGATTTTAATACCAAATTAGAATCTCAAAATCTTAGACAGATTTCAGAGATTATTTAGTTGCATTTTCTACACCAAGTTAAGATTTCTTTACACTATCCTGAACCAGGGGTCGGCCCCCCCTGTGCACGAACACTGCCAGAAACGTCTTCCTTTCAATGCTTGCTGAAATCAGACTCCCCGTGGGCACAGCTCCAAGCCTCGTTTCTGCATCCAAGCCAAACAATCAGCCTTGTTCACCTACAACCTGTCAACCAGGCCAGCTCTTTTTGCCTCCCTGTCTTGTCTTTTCTTCTCCAGCGTTACAATGAATTTGTATCTGTACAGCAGGAGACTGCAGAGATTGTCATGTTACTGAGTTGGTCCTAAGAATTCCttgttttaaaatgtgagacTGGAAATGCTCAGAATCCACCCCCCCCAATCAGGGTTTTTCACAAGGGTCCCAGATTTATCCTATGAAAAAACTTAAgtgttgttttcatttcattaaaacaCATTGTACACTTGTTGTGTGTATTTTGCTGTACAATTTCTGGGCCTGCACTTGTGAATACAATCATGCCTGTACAGGGCAAAGGAAGTCAGCGCGTGCTGTGAGAAAGAGGTTTCCTagaaatctgaacagattaaaatCAAGAAAAGGGAGACAGACATCATGGCACAGCACCAGGCGTCCTATACTCACAAGTGCCTGCATCAGAGCACTGAGTTCTACTATCAAAGTGAAGTACAACATATCCTCTGGGTTTCTAACAAGGCATTCATCAGCAGGTAGGAAGCAGtaggaaataaaattctgttttgatTCCAGTTATAACAGATTAGACATTCATTAAATACATAACAAATATAGCACTGAATTGCAAAATTCAACCTAATTTTATAGTTATGAACTGGCCTGCTTGCTGGCACAGTGGTTAAATACCGGGACTGATTATCATCAATTTGAAATCTAAGTCTTAACACGTGTTTTGTGTAAAAGATTTATGAAAGCAGGAATTCTCTGAATTAGAATTGAAGCAAAAACACAGGACCAGACAAAATATAGAATGTAAGGCTACATCTTTCCACCTTTAAACCTAATATAAAGCGATTTCGTTTTAGCAAAACCATGATACAGATTAAATCAATGTtgtcaatttaaattttatcagtTGTGGAGGCCTTGTTTGTATTTAAATGACAAAATCACTTAGCCTAATAGCTGAACAAGAGCAATAGGTTTAACTGGTTTTTACCTAGCTTTGTTCTGTAAATATGTTAGTAAAATTACAGagtaattaaaattataagtAAAAAACCCCTGATGTCTGTTAAGAATTTTCTTCCATTAAAAGGGACTGTGTccaagtttgagaaatactgtcttaggcaaagccatccttcaatctGAATAGCCACTGAAACCCTGAATTCTCTGAAGAAACAAGTTTTGAGCAGAAATGGAATGCTGTGTAGAGgggtattatttttttcaatgaaagatAATAAACAAGAAAGGGTGACACAAGGGAAGAGGCAAACTCCTGAAAGGCACAACGAAGAGAAAATGTTGAGAGCACGCTGGACTGGGTGCCTGAAGCCCCACGTTGCTGTATTGGTTTCATAGCTTTGGGCAAATCACCTCTTTGGACCCCAAAATATGTAAACTGAACTAAATGACTGCCGTCTCATTCTGATCAGAATATTAAGAAACAAGAAGCAATCAAAGGCAAAGCATAGTAAGGATAACCTTTGACAGAAGATGCGAAACAGACACATATAATAATACAACAGCGACTGAGCAGTCTATAAAACAAAAGTCTTTCCCCCAGAACCACAGCAATTTTTTCTCTCTAGACACACATAGGAAAGAACGTAAGAAACACTCCTGGTTGAAAGACAGTGGGAGCCCTGCTTCCCTGGCCAGAAAACCCCAAACATCAGTGACTTTACCACAAGTCAGTCAGGAGCTGGGGCCGACCACGCAACCAGAAACTTTATTTTTGGCTCGGGGACTCCTGGACGCTTCTGCTTTCAACCTGAATCTTTTCCAGCAGAGCCCCACACTTATAAGTGAAGAGCGCACTCTAAGCCTCAGGAGAGTATGCACTGACGGACACCTGTAAGGAACACAGGCTATACTTTTAGTATGAATGCTGCTATATTTCACCAATGCCATCAGATTAAACCAATGCTAATACAAATTTTTACTGTTTGGCAGGCTTCCCACCACCACCTTGAGACATAGTTCATGGTAGTTTTagttctcttctgtttttctgtttgtccTGAGTAGGAGTGCAGAGACTAGTAAAAAGCGATTTAATATACCCTTAATGTGCAGTGAGGATTAAACGCGGTTTTTCCAAAAATCAAGATTTTTGATGAACAGCGCTCATTACAAACAACACATGGTCCCAAAGCTTCTTAAATTCCCTACAATTAGCTTAAggaataaaattatgaaattagAAACTCTGCCAAAACCATCTTCTACCAACTGGCAAATACCTGCTCATCTTTCGAGACTGCTTAGATATCACCTCAAAAAGCTCTCTTACTCATCTCCtatccatctcctctcccctcaacaAGCCTGCTTTACTCTTCCTGAAATGCTCAGCACCCGTCACTGTCCAGTACATAGTGTGTATTATAGCTGCCAGCTCGCTTCCACCCATTCTTCTGGACCTCCTGGTAGAATGTAAACCCCATGACCACACCACTTGGTCTGCGGTGTACATGCCTTGGTCAGTATATGGCAGGTGCTCAAAATATGTTGCATGAACGAAGTCTGGATAAATCTCTAAGCACTGTTGATCTGTGACATTACAATTAATATGCATTCCAGACAATGTATCTTTGATCagcaaaaaacagtaacaaaatttGTGTCTGTGCTTTAAAATTACAAAGCAACA
The genomic region above belongs to Camelus bactrianus isolate YW-2024 breed Bactrian camel chromosome 32, ASM4877302v1, whole genome shotgun sequence and contains:
- the PPP1CC gene encoding serine/threonine-protein phosphatase PP1-gamma catalytic subunit isoform X2, with product MADIDKLNIDSIIQRLLEVRGSKPGKNVQLQENEIRGLCLKSREIFLSQPILLELEAPLKICGDIHGQYYDLLRLFEYGGFPPESNYLFLGDYVDRGKQSLETICLLLAYKIKYPENFFLLRGNHECASINRIYGFYDECKRRYNIKLWKTFTDCFNCLPIAAIVDEKIFCCHGGLSPDLQSMEQIRRIMRPTDVPDQGLLCDLLWSDPDKDVLGWGENDRGVSFTFGAEVVAKFLHKHDLDLICRAHQVVEDGYEFFAKRQLVTLFSAPNYCGEFDNAGAMMSVDETLMCSFQILKPAEKKKPNATRPVTPPRVTSGLNPSIQKASNYRNNTVLYE
- the PPP1CC gene encoding serine/threonine-protein phosphatase PP1-gamma catalytic subunit isoform X1 codes for the protein MADIDKLNIDSIIQRLLEVRGSKPGKNVQLQENEIRGLCLKSREIFLSQPILLELEAPLKICGDIHGQYYDLLRLFEYGGFPPESNYLFLGDYVDRGKQSLETICLLLAYKIKYPENFFLLRGNHECASINRIYGFYDECKRRYNIKLWKTFTDCFNCLPIAAIVDEKIFCCHGGLSPDLQSMEQIRRIMRPTDVPDQGLLCDLLWSDPDKDVLGWGENDRGVSFTFGAEVVAKFLHKHDLDLICRAHQVVEDGYEFFAKRQLVTLFSAPNYCGEFDNAGAMMSVDETLMCSFQILKPAEKKKPNATRPVTPPRARINNQQRREFPHIDRKALSTFKSSCICNRSR